One Bosea sp. 685 DNA segment encodes these proteins:
- a CDS encoding nucleotide sugar dehydrogenase produces the protein MSATSQAAQSFIDRVHGREVVLGIVGLGYVGIPLALAALRRGIKVVGFDIDQPRVDQINVGKETIKHIPMELIVEGLKTGRFNATTDFDRLAEPDALLICVPTPLSRHREPDLSYVRQTTEAIARRLRPGQLIVLESTTYPGTTDELMRPILETASGLKSGRDFFLAYSPEREDPGNGEFGTSDIPKVVGGDGPDALAMADALYAALVVKTVPVSSTATAEAVKLTENIFRAVNIALVNELKQVYAAMGIDIWEVIDAAKTKPFGYMPFYPGPGLGGHCIPIDPFYLTWKAREFDVTTRFIELAGQINTDMPYRVVDRLAELVDTQLGRGFSGARILVLGIAYKKNIEDMRESPALKLIELIEARGASAAYHDPHIPEIRPTRKHGGLTARKSQALSAETLTAFDAVLIATDHDDVDYGLVVAHAKLVVDTRNACARHGLAAKTIFKA, from the coding sequence TTGAGCGCGACATCACAAGCAGCGCAGAGTTTCATCGACCGTGTCCACGGCCGGGAGGTCGTGCTCGGCATCGTCGGCCTCGGCTATGTCGGCATCCCGCTGGCGCTGGCAGCGCTGCGCCGAGGCATCAAGGTCGTGGGTTTCGATATCGACCAGCCGCGGGTCGATCAGATCAATGTGGGCAAGGAGACGATCAAGCACATCCCGATGGAGCTGATCGTCGAGGGCCTGAAGACGGGGCGCTTCAATGCCACGACAGATTTCGACCGGTTGGCCGAGCCCGATGCCCTGCTGATCTGCGTGCCGACGCCACTCTCGCGCCATCGCGAACCCGATCTCTCCTATGTCCGCCAGACCACGGAAGCGATCGCCCGGCGCCTGCGGCCGGGTCAGTTGATCGTGCTGGAATCGACCACCTATCCAGGCACGACCGATGAATTGATGCGCCCGATCCTGGAGACCGCCTCCGGCCTCAAGAGCGGGCGGGATTTCTTCCTCGCCTATTCGCCCGAGCGCGAGGATCCCGGCAACGGGGAATTCGGCACCTCCGACATCCCCAAGGTCGTCGGCGGCGACGGCCCCGATGCGCTCGCCATGGCCGACGCGCTCTACGCCGCGCTCGTGGTCAAGACCGTTCCGGTTTCCTCGACCGCAACCGCCGAGGCGGTGAAGCTGACCGAGAACATCTTCCGCGCCGTCAACATCGCGCTCGTCAACGAGTTGAAGCAGGTCTACGCCGCGATGGGCATCGACATCTGGGAGGTGATCGACGCCGCCAAGACGAAACCCTTCGGCTACATGCCGTTCTATCCGGGGCCGGGCTTAGGCGGACACTGCATCCCGATCGACCCGTTCTACCTGACCTGGAAGGCACGCGAATTCGACGTCACGACGCGCTTCATCGAGCTCGCCGGCCAGATCAACACCGACATGCCCTACCGCGTCGTCGACCGGCTGGCGGAGCTTGTGGACACACAGCTCGGCCGCGGCTTCAGCGGCGCGCGTATCCTCGTCCTCGGCATCGCCTACAAGAAGAACATCGAGGACATGCGCGAAAGCCCTGCTCTCAAGCTGATCGAGTTGATCGAGGCCCGCGGCGCGAGCGCTGCCTATCATGACCCGCATATCCCCGAGATCCGGCCGACGCGAAAGCATGGCGGCCTGACCGCCCGCAAGAGCCAGGCGCTGAGCGCCGAGACGCTTACCGCCTTCGACGCCGTGCTGATCGCGACCGACCATGACGATGTCGATTACGGCCTCGTCGTCGCCCATGCCAAACTCGTGGTGGATACCCGCAACGCCTGCGCCCGGCATGGGCTTGCGGCCAAGACCATCTTCAAGGCCTGA
- a CDS encoding transketolase family protein — protein MRPSKYERPAHLDNPALGGTRLTTSAMIASIAGPDQRTKAAPFGYALVELARTRPDIVGVTADLSKYTDLHLFAKAYPDRFYQMGMAEQVMISTAAGLAREGFTPFATTYAVFAARRAYDFIFMAIAEENLNVKIVCALPGLTTGYGPSHQATEDIAIFRGMPNLTIIDPCDAHEIEQAVPAIAAHRGPVYMRLLRGNVPLVLDEYGYRFELGKAKTIRDGRDVLIISSGLMTMRALETAKRLEADRIDVAVLHVPTIKPLDGETIEREAARTGRMVIVAENHSVVGGLGEAVAGVLMRAGIHPPAFRQIALPDAFLDAGALPTLHDRYGISTDAMVASIKSWL, from the coding sequence ATGAGGCCCTCGAAATACGAACGCCCCGCCCATCTCGACAATCCGGCGCTCGGCGGCACGCGGCTCACCACCTCGGCGATGATCGCCTCGATCGCAGGGCCGGACCAGCGCACCAAGGCAGCACCATTCGGCTACGCCTTGGTCGAACTCGCCAGGACACGGCCCGACATCGTCGGCGTCACCGCCGATCTGAGCAAATACACCGACCTGCATCTCTTCGCGAAGGCCTATCCCGACCGCTTCTACCAGATGGGCATGGCCGAGCAGGTGATGATTTCGACGGCGGCGGGGCTGGCGCGCGAAGGTTTCACGCCTTTTGCCACGACCTATGCGGTCTTCGCGGCGCGGCGCGCCTACGACTTCATCTTCATGGCGATCGCGGAGGAGAACCTCAACGTCAAGATCGTCTGCGCCCTGCCCGGCCTGACCACGGGCTACGGCCCGAGCCACCAGGCGACCGAGGACATCGCGATCTTCCGCGGCATGCCGAACCTGACCATCATCGACCCTTGCGACGCCCATGAGATCGAGCAGGCGGTCCCCGCGATCGCGGCGCATCGGGGACCGGTCTATATGCGGCTCTTGCGCGGCAATGTCCCGCTCGTGCTCGACGAGTACGGCTACCGTTTCGAACTCGGCAAAGCCAAGACGATCCGCGACGGCCGCGACGTGCTGATCATCTCCTCGGGCTTGATGACGATGCGGGCCCTGGAGACCGCTAAGCGGCTCGAGGCTGACCGCATCGATGTCGCGGTGCTGCACGTGCCCACGATCAAGCCGCTCGATGGCGAGACGATCGAGCGCGAGGCCGCCCGCACCGGCCGCATGGTGATCGTGGCCGAGAACCACTCGGTCGTCGGCGGGCTCGGCGAGGCGGTGGCGGGTGTGCTGATGCGTGCCGGTATCCACCCACCCGCCTTCCGCCAGATCGCCCTGCCCGACGCTTTCCTCGATGCGGGCGCCTTGCCGACACTGCACGACCGCTACGGCATCTCGACCGACGCGATGGTCGCGAGCATCAAGAGCTGGCTCTGA
- a CDS encoding transketolase, whose amino-acid sequence MAESTGHTFPHINLPNVSLAERAWRIRRNALRMGEVQGQGYIAQALGVADVLAVSYFHALSYRPHEPEWEGRDRFLLSIGHYAIALYAALIEAGIIPEDELETYGGDDSRLPMSAMAAYTPGMEITGGSLGHGLGIAVGMALGLKRKASKSFVYNLFSDGELDEGSTWEAAMAAGSHKLDNLIGIVDVNNMQADGPSTQVMNFEPLVPKFEAFGWHVQRVDGNDLAALVEAFDAARHSEARKPRIIICDTRMAKGVPFLEERERNHFLRVEPEEWVEALAILDAGRPA is encoded by the coding sequence ATGGCTGAGAGCACCGGCCACACGTTTCCCCATATCAACTTGCCCAATGTCAGCCTCGCCGAACGGGCCTGGCGCATTCGCCGCAACGCCTTGCGCATGGGCGAGGTCCAGGGCCAGGGCTATATCGCCCAGGCGCTCGGTGTCGCCGACGTGCTCGCGGTCTCGTATTTCCACGCTTTGAGCTATCGCCCGCACGAGCCGGAATGGGAGGGACGCGACCGTTTCCTGCTCTCGATCGGGCATTATGCGATTGCGCTCTATGCCGCACTGATCGAGGCCGGGATCATTCCCGAGGATGAGCTTGAAACCTATGGTGGCGACGACAGCCGGCTGCCGATGTCGGCTATGGCGGCCTATACGCCGGGCATGGAGATCACCGGCGGCTCGCTCGGCCATGGGCTCGGCATCGCCGTCGGCATGGCGCTGGGCCTGAAGCGCAAGGCGTCAAAGAGCTTCGTCTACAACCTGTTCTCCGATGGCGAACTCGATGAGGGCTCGACCTGGGAGGCGGCCATGGCGGCAGGCTCCCATAAGCTCGACAACCTGATCGGCATCGTTGACGTCAACAACATGCAGGCCGACGGCCCCTCGACACAGGTGATGAATTTCGAGCCGCTGGTTCCGAAATTCGAGGCTTTCGGCTGGCATGTCCAGCGCGTCGACGGCAACGACCTCGCGGCGCTGGTCGAGGCCTTCGACGCGGCGCGCCATAGCGAGGCGAGGAAGCCCCGCATCATCATCTGCGACACCAGGATGGCCAAGGGCGTGCCCTTCCTCGAGGAACGCGAGCGCAATCATTTCCTGCGCGTCGAACCGGAGGAATGGGTCGAAGCTCTGGCCATTCTCGATGCAGGGAGGCCGGCATGA
- the pncB gene encoding nicotinate phosphoribosyltransferase, which translates to MTVTDIASRTYNHGWRLDPIIRSLLDTDFYKLLMLQMIRAFHPEVQVTFSLINRSRHIRLADIVDEAELRAQLDHAREVRFSKKELIWLAGNSFYGKTQMFSPDFITWLADFRLPEYDLRKVDGQFELHFEGPWTHTTMWEVPALAIINELRARRVMVGQKRFSLDVLYARAKAKMWDKVDRLQKLPNLRLSDFGTRRRHGHLWQRWCVEALKEGLGPAFSGTSNVLLAMDNDLEAIGTNAHELPMVLAALAENDEELLRAPYRVLDEWRQVYGGNLLVALPDAFGTTSFLRHAPDWVADWTGFRPDSAPPIPAGEEIMAWWRTRGRDPREKLLVFSDGLDVSAIERVYHHFDGKVRMAFGWGTDLTNDLVGCSPDGSRELDPMSLVCKVSKANGRPAVKLSDNPEKVSGAADVVARYRRVFGG; encoded by the coding sequence ATGACCGTCACCGATATCGCGTCGCGCACCTATAATCATGGCTGGCGGCTTGATCCGATCATCCGCAGTCTGCTCGACACCGATTTCTACAAGCTCCTGATGCTGCAGATGATCCGGGCCTTCCATCCGGAGGTGCAGGTCACGTTCTCGCTGATCAACCGCTCGCGCCACATCCGGCTTGCCGATATCGTCGACGAGGCCGAGTTGCGCGCCCAGCTCGACCATGCGCGCGAGGTCCGCTTCTCGAAGAAGGAACTGATCTGGCTGGCGGGCAACAGCTTCTACGGCAAGACGCAGATGTTCTCGCCGGATTTCATCACCTGGCTCGCGGATTTCCGCCTGCCCGAATACGATCTGCGCAAGGTCGACGGGCAGTTCGAACTGCATTTCGAAGGGCCCTGGACGCATACCACGATGTGGGAGGTTCCGGCTCTCGCCATCATCAACGAATTGCGTGCCCGCCGCGTCATGGTTGGCCAGAAGCGTTTCTCGCTCGACGTGCTCTATGCCCGCGCCAAGGCGAAGATGTGGGACAAGGTCGACCGGCTGCAGAAGCTGCCGAATCTGCGGCTCTCCGATTTCGGCACGCGCCGGCGCCATGGCCATCTCTGGCAGCGCTGGTGCGTCGAGGCACTGAAGGAGGGGCTGGGGCCGGCCTTCAGCGGCACCTCCAACGTGCTGCTGGCGATGGACAACGACCTGGAGGCGATCGGCACCAACGCGCATGAACTGCCGATGGTGCTGGCTGCGCTGGCCGAAAACGATGAGGAGCTGCTGCGCGCGCCCTATCGCGTGCTCGACGAATGGCGCCAGGTCTATGGTGGCAATCTGCTGGTCGCCTTGCCCGACGCCTTCGGCACCACGAGCTTCCTGCGGCACGCGCCCGATTGGGTCGCCGACTGGACCGGTTTCCGGCCCGATTCCGCCCCGCCGATCCCGGCCGGCGAGGAGATCATGGCGTGGTGGCGCACCAGGGGCCGCGATCCCAGGGAGAAACTGCTGGTCTTCTCCGATGGGCTCGATGTCTCCGCGATCGAGCGCGTCTACCATCATTTCGACGGCAAGGTCCGCATGGCCTTTGGCTGGGGCACTGATCTCACCAACGATCTCGTCGGCTGCTCGCCCGACGGTTCGCGCGAACTCGACCCGATGTCGCTGGTCTGCAAGGTGAGCAAGGCCAATGGCCGTCCGGCGGTGAAGCTCTCGGACAATCCCGAGAAGGTCTCGGGCGCGGCGGATGTGGTGGCGCGATATCGGCGGGTGTTCGGCGGCTAG
- a CDS encoding M15 family metallopeptidase, translating to MSEAAQRLAWKSYDSNEAAMVEISFGPDRMRVARPTVEAWRALETVLEVHDYVVSAGDSHGYFPRNVEGSDARSLHAFGLAIDINASTNPVRKTPNGRKVRFSDKATQRERARDVKQNIADTDMTREMIADVRAIRTLGGKTLFGWGGDWNSKKDAMHFHIDVSPTEMGFGIDWSSVSGHQDFVGGDHDAGVSSSEEEEQDHVHSHDDDMSAFPLFEETQMAEMSSVQRFRPLLDFIAECEGTANRPGGGYDTSLGYGIFTGGEQSLTSMTLDEIDSLQRRMLQHPRNKLNSSALGRYQIVGKTLRGLRQKLGLSGSQIFSADLQDRLGVVLIQGRGRDAHALGLEWASLQRQPSATILAKYDERDGPVTVIPPNGRPMPYSADILVELLQRLLQKDVPSPGDGYTVLKQGDRGPQVKALQQALHERQYEVGKIDGIFGTLTTAAVSAFQIDYNVSANAIGQVDDTTWTALNDAPSRPLSKERRDTTADDLRRSGSVIVANADRTRFMGWASSILGTLGLGNSAYNNLGTGTRAASQVTSTVTADAAMSAEAFARLIKDVPAAILQQFFPVNPQQMNAAIAKAHDIAIAAAQKAGAAVVSSPSASGLVETLLPTVINSVLPGFGGSLAVLGLGIATHLFGSRIIERRVQNQRDGSNIGPGSN from the coding sequence ATGAGTGAAGCGGCGCAGCGTCTGGCTTGGAAAAGCTATGACAGCAACGAAGCGGCCATGGTGGAGATCAGCTTCGGTCCTGATCGCATGCGCGTGGCTCGCCCCACTGTCGAGGCCTGGCGCGCGCTCGAAACGGTCCTTGAAGTCCATGACTATGTCGTCAGCGCTGGCGACAGCCATGGATACTTTCCCCGCAATGTCGAAGGATCAGATGCTCGCAGTCTTCACGCATTCGGACTTGCGATCGACATCAATGCTTCGACCAATCCGGTGCGAAAGACGCCCAACGGGCGCAAGGTCAGATTCTCGGACAAGGCGACCCAACGTGAGCGCGCCCGGGATGTGAAGCAGAACATCGCCGACACCGACATGACGCGCGAGATGATCGCCGATGTCCGGGCGATCCGGACGCTCGGCGGCAAGACACTGTTCGGCTGGGGCGGCGACTGGAATTCCAAGAAGGATGCGATGCACTTCCATATCGATGTCTCGCCCACCGAGATGGGCTTCGGGATCGATTGGTCGAGCGTGTCAGGACATCAAGACTTTGTCGGCGGGGATCATGACGCTGGCGTCTCCTCTTCGGAGGAGGAGGAACAGGATCACGTGCATTCGCATGACGACGATATGTCCGCTTTCCCTTTATTCGAGGAGACGCAGATGGCCGAAATGAGCAGCGTGCAGCGCTTTCGTCCGCTGCTGGATTTCATCGCGGAATGTGAGGGCACGGCAAACCGGCCCGGCGGAGGTTACGATACCTCGCTCGGCTACGGCATCTTCACAGGGGGAGAGCAGTCGCTGACCAGCATGACGCTCGATGAGATTGACAGCCTGCAAAGGAGGATGCTTCAGCACCCGAGGAACAAGCTCAATTCGTCGGCGCTCGGCCGCTACCAGATCGTCGGGAAAACCTTGCGCGGCCTGCGGCAGAAGCTCGGCTTGTCGGGGTCGCAGATCTTCTCGGCTGATTTGCAGGACCGGCTGGGCGTGGTGCTGATCCAGGGGCGCGGGAGAGATGCGCACGCGCTCGGTCTCGAATGGGCCAGCTTGCAAAGGCAGCCATCGGCAACGATTCTCGCAAAGTACGATGAACGCGACGGCCCGGTCACGGTCATCCCCCCCAACGGTCGCCCGATGCCCTATTCCGCCGACATTCTGGTCGAGTTGCTCCAGCGACTCTTGCAGAAAGACGTTCCTAGCCCGGGAGACGGGTACACCGTCTTGAAGCAGGGGGACCGTGGTCCGCAAGTCAAGGCGCTGCAGCAAGCCTTGCATGAGCGACAATACGAGGTCGGCAAGATCGATGGAATTTTCGGAACGCTGACAACGGCGGCGGTTTCCGCTTTTCAGATCGACTACAACGTCTCGGCGAATGCGATCGGGCAGGTCGATGACACGACCTGGACAGCGCTGAACGATGCGCCGAGCCGGCCGCTCTCGAAAGAGCGCCGTGACACGACGGCCGACGATTTGCGCCGTTCCGGCTCCGTCATCGTCGCCAATGCCGACCGCACGCGTTTCATGGGCTGGGCTTCGTCAATTCTCGGAACGCTCGGCCTTGGCAATAGCGCCTACAATAATCTCGGCACGGGCACTCGCGCGGCGTCACAGGTGACATCGACAGTCACGGCTGATGCGGCGATGTCGGCAGAGGCCTTTGCGCGCCTGATCAAGGACGTGCCAGCGGCGATTCTTCAGCAGTTTTTCCCAGTCAACCCGCAACAGATGAATGCTGCAATCGCCAAGGCGCACGATATTGCTATTGCTGCGGCGCAGAAGGCTGGAGCCGCGGTCGTTTCGTCCCCGTCTGCTTCAGGGCTGGTGGAGACTTTGCTGCCAACGGTGATCAACAGCGTGCTGCCGGGCTTTGGCGGATCGCTGGCCGTGCTTGGCCTTGGGATCGCGACGCATCTGTTCGGATCGCGGATTATCGAACGGCGCGTCCAGAACCAGCGCGATGGCTCCAATATTGGTCCGGGTTCGAATTGA
- the tuf gene encoding elongation factor Tu: MAKEKFARTKPHCNIGTIGHVDHGKTSLTAAITKVLAESGGATFTAYDQIDKAPEEKARGITISTAHVEYETVARHYAHVDCPGHADYVKNMITGAAQMDGAILVVSAADGPMPQTREHILLARQVGVPALVVFMNKVDLVDDAELLELVEMEIRELLSKYDFPGDDIPITKGSAKVALDNGDKTIGHDAVLALMKTVDEYIPQPARPLDLPFLMPVEDVFSISGRGTVVTGRVERGIVKVGEEIEIVGLKDTVKTTVTGVEMFRKLLDQGQAGDNIGALLRGTKREDVERGQILCKPGSVKPHTKFKAEAYILTKEEGGRHTPFFTNYRPQFYFRTTDVTGVVHLPEGTEMVMPGDNIAMEVHLIVPIAMEEKLRFAIREGGRTVGAGVVASIIA; encoded by the coding sequence ATGGCCAAAGAGAAATTCGCGCGCACGAAGCCGCATTGCAACATTGGAACGATTGGTCACGTTGACCATGGCAAGACGTCTTTGACGGCCGCGATCACGAAGGTTCTGGCCGAGTCGGGCGGTGCCACGTTCACGGCGTATGACCAGATTGACAAGGCTCCGGAAGAGAAGGCTCGCGGCATCACGATCTCGACCGCTCACGTCGAGTACGAGACGGTTGCGCGCCACTATGCCCACGTCGACTGCCCCGGCCACGCCGACTATGTGAAGAACATGATCACGGGCGCGGCGCAGATGGACGGCGCGATCCTGGTTGTGTCGGCTGCCGACGGCCCGATGCCGCAGACCCGCGAGCACATCCTGCTGGCGCGCCAGGTCGGCGTTCCCGCGCTGGTTGTGTTCATGAACAAGGTCGACCTGGTCGACGACGCCGAGCTGCTCGAGCTGGTCGAGATGGAGATCCGCGAGCTTCTGTCGAAGTACGACTTCCCGGGCGACGACATCCCGATCACCAAGGGTTCGGCGAAGGTTGCGCTGGACAATGGCGACAAGACGATCGGCCATGACGCGGTGCTCGCGCTGATGAAGACGGTCGACGAGTACATCCCGCAGCCGGCGCGTCCGCTGGACCTGCCGTTCCTGATGCCGGTCGAGGACGTGTTCTCGATTTCGGGTCGCGGCACGGTTGTGACGGGTCGCGTCGAGCGCGGCATCGTCAAGGTCGGCGAGGAAATCGAGATCGTCGGCCTGAAGGACACGGTCAAGACGACGGTGACGGGCGTCGAGATGTTCCGCAAGCTGCTCGACCAGGGCCAGGCGGGCGACAACATCGGCGCGCTGCTGCGCGGCACGAAGCGCGAGGACGTCGAGCGCGGGCAGATCCTGTGCAAGCCGGGTTCGGTGAAGCCGCACACCAAGTTCAAGGCCGAGGCCTACATCCTGACGAAGGAGGAGGGCGGTCGTCATACCCCGTTCTTCACCAACTACCGCCCGCAGTTCTACTTCCGCACGACGGACGTGACCGGCGTGGTGCACCTGCCTGAGGGCACCGAGATGGTGATGCCTGGCGACAACATCGCCATGGAAGTGCACCTGATCGTGCCGATCGCGATGGAGGAGAAGCTGCGCTTCGCCATCCGCGAAGGCGGCCGCACCGTCGGTGCAGGCGTCGTCGCAAGCATCATCGCTTGA
- a CDS encoding dihydrodipicolinate synthase family protein produces the protein MPFKPPFPGIHSIVFALFDAQERLDREAMRRQTQISLDLDVQGMAALGLATEVSKLTVAERCTVMEWMAEDVAGRKPLAFTIFGSSVAEQIDLVRVAERNGADWVILQPPMVGSFGAAEYIRFFGRVAEATSLPVAIQNAPAYMGRGLSAEDIRELVRQHPNICLIKGEGSVVEIERLIAITEGHLPILNGRGGLELIDNFRAGCVGMILAPDTIDYALRAYNRYVAGDEAEAEAVYRQVLPAIIFIMQSIETLLCYGKRIFGARAGIAIHDRGPALRPTEFGLKLVERYARELGPYRTG, from the coding sequence ATGCCTTTCAAGCCACCCTTTCCCGGCATCCATTCGATCGTCTTCGCCCTGTTTGACGCGCAAGAGCGGCTGGATCGGGAGGCGATGCGCCGGCAGACCCAGATCAGCCTCGATCTCGATGTGCAGGGTATGGCGGCGCTTGGCCTCGCCACCGAAGTCTCGAAGCTCACCGTCGCCGAGCGCTGCACGGTCATGGAATGGATGGCGGAGGACGTTGCCGGCCGCAAGCCGCTCGCCTTCACCATCTTCGGCTCATCGGTGGCGGAGCAGATCGATCTCGTCCGCGTCGCGGAGCGGAATGGCGCGGATTGGGTGATTCTCCAGCCGCCCATGGTCGGCAGCTTCGGCGCCGCCGAGTATATCCGCTTCTTCGGGCGCGTCGCCGAGGCAACCTCGTTACCGGTCGCGATCCAGAACGCCCCTGCCTATATGGGCCGTGGCCTATCGGCGGAGGACATCCGCGAACTGGTACGGCAGCATCCCAACATCTGCCTCATCAAGGGAGAGGGCTCCGTCGTCGAGATCGAGCGGCTGATCGCGATCACCGAAGGGCATCTGCCGATCCTGAATGGTCGAGGCGGGCTCGAATTGATCGACAATTTCCGCGCCGGCTGTGTCGGCATGATCCTGGCGCCAGACACGATCGACTATGCGCTGCGCGCCTATAATCGCTATGTTGCGGGGGACGAGGCGGAGGCCGAGGCCGTCTATCGGCAGGTGCTGCCGGCCATTATCTTCATCATGCAGTCGATCGAGACCCTGCTCTGCTATGGCAAGCGGATATTCGGGGCGCGGGCGGGGATCGCCATCCATGATCGCGGCCCGGCGCTGCGGCCGACGGAATTCGGCCTGAAGCTGGTCGAGCGTTATGCCAGGGAACTCGGACCCTATCGCACGGGATGA
- a CDS encoding class I SAM-dependent methyltransferase encodes MTQNIYDTPAFFSAYSQLPRSVHGLDGAPEWPVLQSFLPDLRDLRVLDLGCGFGWFCRWVRENGAASVLGVDVSERMLARAREETGDRAVSYERADLERFAPAPGSFDFVYSSLAFHYLTDLGGLLERVGQALPLGGMLVCSVEHPLMTAPAHQGWSLDRDGQPAWPVNGYLAEGPRTTDWLAKGVIKQHRTIATYLDLMLRAGFALTHCMEWAPSEDQVAAHPEWAKERERPSFLLLGCKRL; translated from the coding sequence ATGACGCAGAACATCTACGATACGCCGGCTTTCTTCAGCGCCTACAGCCAGCTGCCACGTTCGGTTCACGGCCTCGACGGCGCGCCCGAATGGCCGGTGCTGCAGAGCTTCCTTCCCGATCTGCGCGACCTCAGGGTTCTCGATCTCGGCTGCGGTTTTGGCTGGTTTTGCCGCTGGGTGCGGGAGAACGGCGCGGCGAGCGTGCTCGGTGTCGATGTCTCCGAGCGCATGCTGGCAAGGGCGCGGGAAGAGACCGGCGACAGGGCCGTCAGCTATGAGCGCGCCGATCTGGAGCGCTTCGCGCCCGCGCCCGGCAGCTTCGATTTCGTCTATAGCTCGCTTGCCTTTCACTATCTGACGGATCTGGGCGGGTTGCTCGAGAGGGTCGGCCAGGCGCTGCCACTTGGCGGCATGCTGGTCTGCTCGGTCGAACATCCCTTGATGACGGCTCCCGCCCATCAGGGCTGGTCGCTCGACCGCGACGGGCAGCCGGCCTGGCCGGTGAACGGCTATCTGGCGGAAGGGCCGCGCACCACGGACTGGCTGGCGAAGGGCGTGATCAAGCAGCACCGCACGATCGCGACCTATCTCGACCTCATGCTCCGAGCCGGCTTTGCCCTGACGCATTGCATGGAATGGGCTCCCAGCGAAGATCAGGTCGCGGCCCATCCGGAATGGGCGAAGGAGCGGGAGCGACCATCCTTCCTGCTGCTGGGCTGCAAACGCCTTTAG
- the secE gene encoding preprotein translocase subunit SecE produces MAKTNPFSFLQDVRTEATKVTWPSRRETLITTGLVLAMVVVSSLFFLFTDTIIRWSLGIILGAR; encoded by the coding sequence ATGGCTAAGACCAACCCCTTCAGCTTCCTGCAGGACGTTCGCACCGAAGCGACGAAGGTTACCTGGCCGTCGCGGCGCGAGACGCTGATCACGACGGGTCTCGTGCTTGCCATGGTGGTCGTCTCGAGCCTGTTCTTCCTTTTCACCGATACGATCATTCGTTGGTCGCTCGGCATCATCCTCGGCGCACGCTGA
- the nusG gene encoding transcription termination/antitermination protein NusG translates to MTTRWYIVHAYSNFENKVAQSIRDQAAQRNLADKFDEVLVPTEKVVEVRRGRKVDAERKFFPGYVLVKCEMTDEVYHLIKNTPKVTGFLGADKAKPMPIPEVEAMRIKGQVAEGIERPKPTVVFEIGEQVKVSDGPFASFNGVVEDVDHGRARLKVAVSIFGRATPVELEYGQVEKL, encoded by the coding sequence GTGACAACTCGCTGGTACATCGTCCACGCCTATTCCAACTTCGAGAACAAGGTCGCGCAGTCGATCCGCGATCAGGCGGCGCAGCGCAATCTCGCCGACAAGTTCGACGAGGTCCTAGTGCCGACCGAGAAGGTCGTCGAGGTTCGGCGCGGCCGCAAGGTCGATGCCGAGCGCAAGTTCTTCCCCGGTTATGTGCTGGTGAAGTGTGAGATGACCGATGAGGTCTACCACCTGATCAAGAACACGCCGAAGGTCACCGGCTTCCTGGGCGCCGACAAGGCCAAGCCCATGCCGATCCCCGAGGTCGAGGCGATGCGGATCAAGGGCCAGGTCGCCGAGGGCATCGAGCGGCCGAAGCCGACGGTCGTCTTCGAGATCGGCGAGCAGGTGAAGGTCTCCGACGGGCCCTTCGCCTCGTTCAACGGCGTGGTCGAGGATGTCGATCACGGCCGCGCCCGGCTCAAGGTCGCGGTCTCGATTTTCGGCCGCGCGACCCCGGTCGAGCTCGAATACGGCCAGGTCGAGAAGCTCTGA